Proteins from one Pantoea cypripedii genomic window:
- a CDS encoding homocysteine S-methyltransferase family protein, with amino-acid sequence MTIKIEILDGGMGRLLEAIGAPFRLPEWSALSLIEAPEYVTEAHQLYAESGASILTTNSYGLVPGMLGQERFDNEAEALANRAGALAREVADQYKNIRVAGSIPPLFESYRPDLYQADQAAAILRPLISGLKPFIDIWLIETQSSIRESLDALKEIRRYSDAPVYISYTLKDEVGRTSPSQLRSGEDIAEMVQHILPTGVAAILFNCSQPEVMSDAIQKTVSAIQQSGHITVRVGVYANAFLPEPPSDTPYAGISQLRPDMDPPHYLAWAQKWLDDGASIIGGCCGIGPEHISFIRQHLGEISPVQSIHLREI; translated from the coding sequence ATGACAATTAAAATAGAAATACTTGATGGCGGAATGGGACGATTATTAGAAGCCATTGGTGCCCCTTTCCGATTGCCTGAATGGTCGGCCCTGTCATTGATTGAGGCACCTGAATATGTCACTGAGGCACACCAATTATATGCTGAGAGTGGTGCCAGCATTCTCACCACAAATAGCTACGGGTTGGTACCTGGCATGCTTGGACAGGAGCGCTTTGATAATGAGGCTGAAGCGTTGGCTAATCGGGCAGGGGCGTTAGCTCGCGAGGTCGCTGATCAATACAAAAACATCCGTGTCGCCGGTTCCATTCCACCGCTGTTTGAGAGTTATCGCCCGGATTTGTATCAGGCAGACCAGGCAGCGGCCATTCTACGGCCGCTGATTAGTGGCCTGAAGCCTTTCATCGATATCTGGTTAATAGAGACACAAAGTTCGATACGGGAGTCGCTGGATGCACTGAAGGAAATACGGCGATATAGCGATGCCCCGGTTTACATTTCTTATACCCTGAAAGATGAGGTCGGGCGCACCTCGCCGTCGCAGTTGCGGTCGGGAGAAGATATCGCTGAAATGGTGCAACACATTTTGCCGACGGGCGTCGCAGCCATTCTGTTTAACTGCAGCCAACCGGAAGTCATGAGCGATGCTATTCAGAAAACAGTCAGTGCGATTCAGCAATCGGGACATATCACTGTGCGTGTCGGCGTCTATGCCAATGCTTTTCTGCCTGAGCCGCCATCGGACACACCTTATGCCGGGATCTCCCAACTGCGTCCTGATATGGATCCGCCTCATTACCTTGCCTGGGCGCAAAAGTGGCTTGATGACGGCGCGTCAATTATTGGCGGATGCTGTGGTATTGGCCCTGAGCATATTTCGTTCATTCGCCAGCACTTGGGTGAAATCAGTCCCGTACAATCGATTCATCTTCGAGAGATTTGA
- a CDS encoding amino acid ABC transporter permease codes for MSQVSSGTGKMTTEHSPIKLTHGRVGFKWRVTVTWLLLGGFLLSLLMHMGLDYQLIAQKLPFMLGLRLTSDGFIQGAAMTLVITLISMFCSLSLAILVASGRLSKNPFFFGCATFYASLFRGTPLLVQVLIIYLALPQAGIILDAFTSGILALSLNYGAYMAETVRSGVLAVPAGQIEAGLAIGLGRKKITLYIVIPQALRIIIPPLGSLFISMLKDSSLVSLLGLWELNFLAQSYGRSTYHYMEMLLTAAAIYWLMSIVFEMIQVRLEHRYSKGYL; via the coding sequence ATGAGTCAGGTTTCATCTGGCACGGGTAAAATGACGACAGAACACTCTCCGATCAAACTTACCCATGGACGGGTAGGATTTAAATGGCGCGTCACAGTAACATGGCTGCTGCTTGGGGGTTTTCTTCTGTCATTACTGATGCATATGGGACTGGATTATCAGCTCATTGCACAGAAATTGCCGTTCATGCTCGGGCTTCGACTGACGAGTGATGGCTTTATCCAGGGTGCAGCGATGACCCTGGTGATTACCCTCATTTCCATGTTCTGCTCCCTGAGCCTGGCAATATTAGTTGCCTCCGGCAGGCTTTCAAAAAATCCTTTTTTTTTCGGCTGCGCTACGTTTTACGCTTCACTATTTCGTGGCACCCCATTGCTCGTGCAGGTATTAATTATATATCTGGCTCTGCCACAAGCTGGCATCATACTTGACGCATTTACCTCCGGTATACTTGCATTGTCGCTGAATTACGGTGCTTACATGGCGGAAACGGTAAGAAGTGGGGTGCTTGCTGTTCCGGCTGGACAAATTGAAGCCGGTCTGGCGATTGGTCTGGGGCGAAAAAAAATTACGCTGTATATTGTTATCCCCCAGGCATTGCGGATCATTATTCCTCCGCTGGGTTCGTTATTTATTTCTATGTTAAAAGATTCGTCCCTTGTCTCCCTGCTGGGACTCTGGGAGCTTAATTTTCTTGCGCAGTCTTACGGTCGAAGCACCTATCATTATATGGAGATGTTGCTGACCGCTGCCGCCATATACTGGTTGATGTCAATTGTTTTTGAAATGATACAGGTAAGGCTGGAACACCGTTACAGCAAAGGTTATTTATAA
- a CDS encoding transporter substrate-binding domain-containing protein — protein MNRHIAYLFCFAAIVTSGYAAAGQTLDRVMKTGVLHNVVVNDYPPFGFIDDNNKLAGFDVDVADAVAKKIGVKLQVTAPGWETIVGGNWAGRWDVCICSMTPNTDRAKLVDFPVSYYNSPAVLIVNNKETQIKSAADLNGKKVGVGTGSSYEQYLQKKLVIPGKPPIHYPFNDVVIIPSDETVAFQNLMLGPGVRLDAIVSDLATAKARIAKTDKLRIVSEVYSEPNWVATDKGDPEFDTLIRNTVNALRTDGTLKTISEKWFGEDITREETP, from the coding sequence ATGAATCGTCATATTGCATATTTATTTTGTTTCGCAGCAATAGTAACCAGTGGATATGCTGCTGCAGGTCAAACGTTAGATAGGGTTATGAAAACAGGTGTGCTGCATAACGTGGTAGTAAATGATTATCCACCTTTTGGCTTCATTGATGATAACAATAAACTGGCGGGATTTGATGTTGATGTTGCTGATGCGGTGGCCAAAAAGATAGGTGTAAAACTTCAGGTTACCGCACCGGGGTGGGAAACGATTGTCGGCGGTAATTGGGCTGGCCGCTGGGATGTCTGTATCTGCTCAATGACGCCGAATACTGATAGAGCCAAATTGGTCGATTTCCCGGTAAGCTATTACAATTCCCCGGCCGTGTTAATCGTCAATAACAAAGAAACACAAATAAAGAGTGCCGCCGATCTTAACGGCAAAAAAGTCGGTGTAGGTACCGGCTCAAGTTACGAACAGTACTTGCAGAAAAAACTGGTTATCCCCGGTAAACCGCCGATTCATTATCCCTTTAACGATGTGGTAATCATCCCCTCGGACGAAACAGTTGCATTTCAGAATCTGATGCTGGGACCCGGTGTGCGACTCGATGCGATTGTTTCCGATCTGGCAACGGCAAAAGCGCGTATCGCGAAAACCGACAAATTGCGTATTGTGAGTGAGGTGTATTCTGAACCGAATTGGGTAGCAACGGATAAAGGTGACCCTGAGTTTGATACGCTAATCCGCAATACCGTTAACGCATTGCGTACGGACGGCACTTTAAAAACTATCTCCGAAAAATGGTTTGGTGAAGATATCACCCGGGAAGAAACGCCATGA
- a CDS encoding ABC transporter ATP-binding protein — translation MSVQIALENVSLQFAGKPAPFTVLQDISLTLNKGEFVVLLGPSGCGKSTILNLVAGFNQPDSGRVLCDGELVQKPGPSRGMIFQQPNLFPWLSVLDNVTFGPRLSSYRKEEVNNLALDWLARVGLKGFEHHAPWQLSGGMKQRVALARAWLPGPDVLLLDEPFGALDAQTRMMMQELLRNAWLETGTTLLFVTHDVDEALFLADRVLVMSAKPGRIVEEITLPFGRNRDIETLAEHPCYGEIKHRVLHRVRQEAKQHLN, via the coding sequence ATGTCCGTACAGATTGCATTGGAAAATGTGTCGCTGCAGTTTGCAGGTAAACCCGCACCTTTTACCGTACTACAAGATATTTCACTGACACTGAACAAAGGCGAGTTTGTGGTGTTATTAGGGCCATCGGGCTGTGGCAAATCCACCATCCTCAATTTAGTGGCCGGTTTTAATCAGCCTGATAGCGGACGCGTGCTCTGTGATGGTGAGTTGGTGCAAAAACCAGGCCCGTCGCGCGGTATGATTTTCCAGCAGCCAAATCTGTTTCCATGGTTGTCCGTGCTGGATAATGTCACGTTTGGCCCACGCCTGAGCAGCTATCGCAAAGAGGAGGTGAATAACCTGGCGCTGGACTGGCTTGCACGTGTCGGACTCAAAGGTTTTGAACATCATGCCCCCTGGCAACTCTCCGGTGGGATGAAGCAACGTGTGGCACTGGCTCGCGCCTGGCTGCCCGGCCCGGACGTGTTGCTTCTGGACGAACCTTTTGGCGCACTGGATGCGCAAACGCGCATGATGATGCAAGAGCTGCTGCGAAATGCCTGGCTGGAAACAGGGACAACCCTGTTGTTTGTCACACATGACGTGGATGAGGCGTTGTTCCTTGCAGACCGCGTGTTGGTGATGTCAGCCAAACCCGGCAGGATTGTTGAGGAGATCACGTTGCCATTCGGGAGGAATCGGGATATTGAAACGCTGGCAGAACATCCCTGCTATGGTGAGATAAAACACCGTGTCTTGCACCGTGTCCGTCAGGAGGCGAAGCAACATCTGAACTGA
- a CDS encoding ABC transporter permease: protein MKMQQRVTISVVSVVIFFILWQLAATRHWVDPLLLPSLTDIGLATQELFEDGYREVPLWQNIAVSLARALSAFSVAILLGVPLGLLMGMSEGLSAVLDPFIQFLRPLPKIALIPLAVVWLGIGEASKFFLIFISTFLSVVVGASAAVERIGRSRIRVAQTLGASRRQIFLRVVLPDALPELFTTVRLSIGIGWTSLIAAEMVAASSGLGWMVINASAYLRTDIVMLGILLLGGIGYLLDLMILGLQRVIVPWAGKE, encoded by the coding sequence ATGAAGATGCAACAACGGGTCACCATCAGCGTAGTCTCTGTGGTGATCTTTTTTATCCTCTGGCAGCTGGCAGCCACCCGACATTGGGTGGATCCACTGTTGCTGCCATCACTGACGGATATTGGCCTGGCTACGCAGGAGCTATTTGAAGATGGCTATCGTGAAGTTCCGCTTTGGCAAAACATTGCGGTGAGCCTTGCGCGTGCATTGAGTGCTTTCTCCGTTGCGATTCTGCTCGGTGTGCCACTGGGTTTACTGATGGGAATGTCGGAAGGACTGTCTGCTGTGCTGGATCCTTTCATCCAGTTTTTACGTCCGTTACCTAAAATAGCCCTCATACCGCTGGCCGTGGTATGGCTCGGTATTGGCGAAGCGTCAAAGTTTTTCCTTATTTTCATCTCCACCTTTCTGAGTGTGGTGGTAGGGGCAAGCGCCGCGGTTGAACGCATTGGCCGCTCGCGCATTCGCGTAGCACAGACACTGGGCGCTTCCCGCCGCCAGATATTTTTGCGCGTGGTGCTGCCTGATGCGCTGCCCGAACTCTTTACCACCGTAAGGTTGTCAATTGGCATCGGCTGGACATCACTCATTGCAGCGGAAATGGTGGCGGCCAGTTCAGGTCTTGGCTGGATGGTGATTAATGCCAGCGCCTATTTACGAACCGATATTGTCATGCTGGGTATTCTGCTGCTCGGCGGTATTGGCTATCTGCTCGATTTAATGATTCTGGGTTTACAACGTGTCATTGTGCCGTGGGCTGGGAAAGAATAA
- a CDS encoding taurine ABC transporter substrate-binding protein, with product MTFAATPDEVRIAYSGGSQVILLAKADGSLDKALHSKVKWVQFASGADALTYFASNAIDIANFGSSPATAGIVRKLPVEIVGVSGVIATYERLIGKEGINNIKDLEGKRVGYPPNSTSQYALEAAIAVNKLDRSKITLLPLRPAEMVAAWKRGDIDAGYVWAPFAQELESSGGHQVFATKDLQKDGYLIYNNYVVSKAFAEKYPETVTAFLRVHQEKVNEFKQDPEKAAATVAKEVGAPVATAANTLGGLEYPTLAEQGTSAWLGDGTQTSNSGIGKALTKTSNFLAGTGEIRKRDIPANWDSAIDSRFIRAAAATVK from the coding sequence ATGACCTTCGCTGCCACACCGGATGAAGTACGTATTGCCTACAGTGGTGGTTCACAAGTAATTTTGCTGGCAAAAGCTGATGGTTCATTAGATAAAGCGCTGCACAGTAAAGTAAAATGGGTGCAGTTTGCTTCAGGCGCCGATGCATTAACTTACTTCGCGAGTAATGCCATTGATATTGCTAACTTCGGTTCCAGTCCGGCGACTGCAGGTATTGTGCGAAAATTACCCGTAGAAATTGTTGGTGTATCCGGTGTCATTGCCACTTATGAGCGTTTAATTGGAAAAGAAGGTATTAATAATATTAAAGACCTCGAGGGTAAACGCGTCGGCTATCCGCCTAATTCCACTTCACAATATGCCCTGGAAGCTGCCATCGCGGTTAATAAACTTGACCGTAGCAAAATTACATTGTTACCACTCCGCCCGGCGGAAATGGTAGCCGCATGGAAACGCGGTGATATTGATGCGGGATATGTCTGGGCACCTTTCGCACAGGAACTGGAATCTTCTGGCGGCCATCAGGTATTTGCGACCAAAGATCTGCAGAAAGATGGCTACCTCATCTACAACAACTATGTGGTAAGTAAAGCTTTTGCTGAAAAATACCCAGAAACCGTCACTGCATTCCTGCGTGTTCATCAGGAAAAGGTCAACGAGTTTAAACAGGATCCGGAAAAAGCAGCCGCCACTGTAGCCAAAGAAGTCGGCGCACCCGTAGCGACTGCGGCCAACACCTTAGGTGGGCTGGAGTACCCAACACTGGCAGAGCAGGGCACATCGGCCTGGCTTGGTGATGGCACCCAGACCAGTAACAGCGGTATTGGTAAAGCCCTGACCAAAACATCAAACTTCCTGGCCGGCACCGGAGAAATCCGTAAACGCGACATCCCTGCGAACTGGGATAGCGCCATTGATTCACGTTTCATTCGTGCTGCAGCAGCGACAGTAAAATGA
- a CDS encoding aspartate/glutamate racemase family protein — MSQPFLLGVLGGMGPLATVDFMRKLLLATPATSDQQQIPVVAWNVPQIADRQKALAGTGPSPLPQLLYAIRKLNEAGASHIAIPCNTAHHWYDALADASAVPVLHIVEATLAALQTQTERPQRVGLLATQGTINAGWFQQGLTGLGIIPVLPTQIEMAEWFVPGCYAVKRNELEIGGALLLRQALALQARGAQTLILACTEVPLALQAVDTSSLIPTLDPATTLAERCSLLWQDHHSV; from the coding sequence GTGAGTCAGCCGTTTTTGCTCGGTGTGCTTGGAGGCATGGGACCGCTGGCTACGGTTGATTTTATGCGCAAACTTTTGCTGGCTACGCCAGCCACCAGCGATCAGCAACAAATTCCTGTGGTAGCCTGGAACGTACCACAAATTGCTGACCGGCAAAAGGCTCTGGCTGGGACTGGCCCCTCGCCGCTCCCTCAGCTTTTATATGCTATCCGCAAACTGAACGAAGCAGGTGCAAGTCATATCGCTATTCCCTGCAATACTGCTCATCACTGGTATGACGCTCTGGCAGACGCCAGCGCGGTACCTGTGTTGCATATCGTTGAAGCAACTCTGGCAGCACTGCAAACCCAAACTGAACGGCCTCAGCGTGTGGGCCTGCTTGCCACGCAAGGTACGATAAACGCGGGTTGGTTTCAGCAAGGACTTACTGGACTTGGCATTATACCCGTATTACCCACCCAGATCGAAATGGCAGAGTGGTTTGTGCCAGGCTGCTACGCCGTAAAAAGAAACGAGCTGGAAATCGGCGGAGCATTGCTGCTACGCCAGGCCCTGGCCTTACAGGCTCGGGGGGCGCAAACACTTATTCTCGCCTGCACCGAAGTCCCGCTGGCATTGCAGGCTGTGGATACGTCATCTCTCATACCTACCCTGGATCCAGCAACAACATTGGCGGAACGATGTTCCCTGCTGTGGCAGGATCATCATTCTGTTTGA
- a CDS encoding D-cysteine desulfhydrase gives MHLARFPRIALGHFPTPLEPLENISALLGGPKIWIKRDDATGLASGGNKTRKLEFLLADAIQKKSDIIITQGATQSNHVRQTIAGAAKLGLPTHALLEKRVSDYGEDYQHNGNVLLDHLLGGKIVAHLPNGTDMQKAMEDYASELREKGHNPYVIPGGGSNAIGALGYVACAEELLYQSSQQRLRIDLVVHATGSTGTQSGLVAGFQATNSHIPVLGISVRAPKEKQEENVWNLTSRTLELLGVPGELSRHTVVANSDYVGAGYGIPSEGTLEALNLMARHEGILLDPVYSGKGFAGLIDLIRRGHFRQDENIVFVHTGGSAGLFGYRQVLPS, from the coding sequence ATGCATTTGGCACGTTTCCCCCGTATTGCCTTAGGGCATTTTCCAACACCACTTGAACCCCTGGAAAACATAAGCGCACTGTTGGGCGGTCCTAAAATCTGGATTAAACGTGATGATGCTACTGGATTGGCCAGTGGCGGAAATAAAACACGCAAGCTTGAATTTCTCTTAGCCGATGCGATTCAGAAAAAATCCGACATTATTATTACGCAGGGTGCGACCCAATCTAATCATGTGCGTCAGACCATCGCCGGAGCGGCAAAACTGGGCTTGCCAACACACGCACTGTTAGAAAAACGTGTTAGCGATTACGGAGAGGATTATCAGCACAACGGCAATGTGTTACTTGACCATTTGCTGGGCGGCAAAATCGTGGCTCATTTACCCAACGGTACCGATATGCAAAAGGCGATGGAAGATTACGCCAGTGAACTACGTGAAAAAGGTCATAATCCTTATGTCATCCCCGGCGGTGGCTCCAATGCTATTGGTGCATTGGGCTATGTCGCTTGTGCCGAAGAGTTGTTGTATCAATCTTCACAGCAACGTTTGCGTATCGATCTTGTTGTGCACGCGACAGGCAGTACCGGTACGCAGTCTGGGTTAGTGGCTGGATTTCAAGCAACCAATAGTCATATCCCCGTATTAGGTATTAGCGTGCGCGCACCTAAAGAAAAACAGGAAGAGAACGTCTGGAATTTGACATCCCGTACTCTTGAATTGTTAGGTGTACCGGGCGAATTATCCCGGCATACTGTCGTTGCTAACAGTGACTATGTTGGAGCAGGTTACGGTATACCTTCAGAAGGAACACTGGAAGCCTTGAATCTGATGGCTCGCCATGAGGGTATCCTATTGGACCCTGTTTATTCGGGCAAAGGTTTTGCTGGCCTGATTGATTTGATTCGCCGTGGCCATTTCCGTCAGGATGAAAACATCGTCTTTGTGCATACCGGTGGTTCTGCGGGTCTGTTTGGCTATCGTCAGGTGTTGCCATCGTGA
- a CDS encoding LLM class flavin-dependent oxidoreductase, which yields MHLAAFLNAGPMGTSGWRHPDAAPGFLTAGYYRHVAKLLEAARFDLAFIPDALSVPRSLGGSFEPAVQWGSGTPRLDPLVILGVMAGVTEHIGLAATLSTGYHEPFHLARALSTFDHISEGRAGWNIVTSFQDAEAQNFGYPSLPPREDRYARAEEVLSAATQLWDSWDDGVLLQNKSSGQFGIPSKVRSVDYRGEYVSTQGPLNVPRSPQGYPLLIQAGASPSGRNFAARWADVIFCSHESLTSAIAFYQEMKQRVADQGRDPNQVIILPAATVVVGESDADAQQKHRAFAELVHPLAGLSRLAYHVNVDLTQYDLDGPLPDLGEVGVQGHYDEVREFAQREQLSIREIGRWYGARTEGNMIGSVNSVVDTMEQWLERGAADGFMIQATHLPGAFEEFAQYVVPELQRRGLHKTEYVGSTTRENFGLQRPVRDAWQQRALRR from the coding sequence ATGCATCTTGCAGCGTTTCTTAATGCCGGTCCGATGGGGACTTCTGGATGGCGTCATCCAGATGCTGCCCCCGGATTTTTGACAGCAGGTTACTATCGGCATGTTGCTAAATTGCTGGAAGCCGCGCGTTTTGATTTGGCTTTTATCCCTGATGCCCTGTCCGTACCCCGCTCTCTGGGGGGCTCTTTTGAACCCGCAGTACAGTGGGGGTCCGGGACCCCTCGCCTTGACCCCCTTGTTATCCTTGGGGTAATGGCAGGCGTAACTGAGCATATCGGACTGGCGGCCACACTCTCAACGGGTTACCACGAACCGTTTCATCTGGCGCGGGCTCTCTCCACTTTTGATCATATATCGGAAGGCCGTGCAGGCTGGAATATTGTTACCTCTTTTCAGGATGCGGAGGCACAGAACTTTGGTTATCCCTCTTTACCGCCAAGGGAAGATCGCTATGCACGTGCTGAAGAAGTATTAAGCGCCGCTACGCAACTCTGGGACAGCTGGGACGATGGTGTACTACTGCAAAATAAAAGTAGCGGTCAGTTTGGTATCCCATCCAAAGTTCGGTCTGTTGATTACCGTGGCGAATATGTCAGTACACAAGGGCCACTAAACGTACCTCGTTCGCCACAGGGTTATCCTCTATTGATTCAGGCGGGGGCGTCACCGAGTGGCCGGAATTTCGCTGCGCGCTGGGCAGACGTGATTTTTTGCAGTCATGAATCATTAACCTCCGCTATTGCCTTTTATCAGGAGATGAAGCAGCGCGTAGCCGACCAGGGGCGTGATCCTAACCAGGTGATCATCCTTCCGGCCGCCACCGTAGTCGTAGGTGAAAGTGACGCGGATGCACAGCAAAAGCATCGGGCATTTGCTGAACTTGTGCATCCGCTGGCCGGGCTTTCACGTCTGGCCTATCACGTGAATGTCGATCTCACTCAGTACGATCTAGATGGTCCGCTGCCGGACCTGGGTGAAGTTGGCGTGCAGGGTCATTACGATGAGGTCAGAGAATTTGCGCAACGCGAGCAACTTAGCATCCGTGAGATTGGTCGTTGGTACGGTGCGCGCACCGAAGGCAACATGATCGGTTCCGTGAATAGCGTGGTGGATACGATGGAGCAGTGGCTGGAACGAGGTGCTGCTGATGGTTTTATGATCCAGGCAACCCATCTCCCTGGCGCATTTGAAGAGTTTGCTCAGTATGTCGTGCCCGAACTACAGCGACGTGGTTTGCACAAAACAGAATATGTTGGCTCAACGACCCGTGAAAATTTTGGTCTTCAAAGGCCCGTTCGAGATGCATGGCAGCAACGTGCATTGCGGAGGTGA